The proteins below come from a single Streptomyces sp. B3I8 genomic window:
- a CDS encoding cold-shock protein yields MATGTVKWFNAEKGFGFIAQEGGGPDVFVHYSAINANGFRSLEENQAVSFDVTQGPKGPQAENVTPM; encoded by the coding sequence ATGGCTACCGGAACCGTGAAGTGGTTCAACGCCGAAAAGGGCTTTGGTTTCATCGCCCAGGAAGGCGGCGGCCCGGACGTCTTCGTCCACTACTCCGCGATCAACGCGAACGGCTTCCGTTCGCTTGAGGAGAACCAGGCGGTGAGCTTCGACGTCACGCAGGGTCCCAAGGGCCCGCAGGCGGAGAACGTCACCCCCATGTAA
- a CDS encoding menaquinone biosynthetic enzyme MqnA/MqnD family protein gives MDNSRIRPRVGHIQFLNCLPLYWGLARTGTLLDFELTKDTPEKLSERLVAGELDIGPVTLVEYLKNADDLVAFPDIAVGCDGPVMSCVIVSQVPLEQLDGARVALGSTSRTSVRLAQLLLAERFGVRPDYYTCPPDLALMMREADAAVLIGDAALRANLHDGPKYGLAVHDLGALWKEWTGLPFVFAVWAARKDYLEREPELTRQVHQAFLASRNLSLEEVGKVAEQAARWEAFDAEVLERYFTTLDFRFGGPQLEAVTEFARRVGPTTGFPADVKVDLLD, from the coding sequence GTGGACAATTCTCGCATCCGGCCGCGCGTCGGCCACATCCAGTTCCTGAACTGCCTGCCCCTCTACTGGGGGCTCGCGAGAACCGGGACGCTCCTCGACTTCGAGCTGACCAAGGACACCCCCGAGAAGCTCAGCGAGCGGCTGGTCGCGGGCGAGCTCGACATCGGTCCCGTCACCCTCGTCGAGTACCTGAAGAACGCCGACGACCTCGTCGCGTTCCCCGACATCGCGGTGGGCTGCGACGGCCCGGTGATGTCCTGCGTGATCGTCTCCCAGGTGCCGCTGGAGCAGTTGGACGGCGCCCGTGTCGCCCTCGGCTCCACCTCCCGCACCTCCGTCCGGCTCGCTCAGCTCCTGCTCGCCGAGCGGTTCGGTGTGCGGCCGGACTACTACACCTGCCCGCCCGACCTCGCCCTGATGATGCGGGAGGCCGACGCCGCCGTCCTCATCGGCGACGCGGCGCTGCGGGCCAACCTCCACGACGGCCCGAAGTACGGCCTGGCCGTGCACGACCTGGGCGCGCTGTGGAAGGAGTGGACGGGGCTGCCGTTCGTCTTCGCGGTATGGGCGGCCCGCAAGGACTACCTGGAGCGCGAGCCGGAGCTCACCCGCCAGGTGCACCAGGCGTTCCTCGCCTCCCGCAACCTCTCCCTGGAGGAGGTCGGCAAGGTCGCCGAACAGGCCGCCCGCTGGGAGGCCTTCGACGCCGAGGTGCTGGAACGGTACTTCACGACGCTGGACTTCCGCTTCGGCGGCCCGCAGCTGGAGGCGGTCACGGAGTTCGCGCGCCGGGTGGGCCCGACGACGGGCTTCCCGGCCGACGTGAAGGTCGACCTGCTCGACTGA
- a CDS encoding A24 family peptidase, which yields MDAVGWAVVVVAGLWGAGAGALVPRFAYRLSVAAGEPWRDRCPGGHRIGGWLGPARCPEDGAYGPGSALVCAVTALACAALALATGTRPELAVWLLLAPAGVLLTIVDFRVQRLPDVLTLPLAVLAPALLGAVAVLPEHAGHWRTALLGALVLGAGYFLLFLVNPDGMGFGDVKLALGLGAVLGWYGWGTVVLGTFAGFLLAGLYGLALVLARRATRRTAIPFGPFLLAGAYAGLLMGAYAA from the coding sequence GTGGATGCCGTGGGGTGGGCGGTCGTGGTTGTCGCCGGTCTGTGGGGGGCGGGCGCGGGCGCCCTGGTGCCCCGGTTCGCGTACCGCCTGTCGGTGGCGGCGGGCGAGCCGTGGCGTGACCGTTGCCCGGGCGGGCACCGCATCGGCGGCTGGCTCGGCCCGGCGCGCTGCCCGGAGGACGGGGCGTACGGTCCCGGGAGCGCCCTCGTGTGCGCCGTGACCGCCCTGGCGTGCGCGGCGCTCGCGCTCGCCACCGGAACCCGCCCCGAACTCGCCGTGTGGCTGCTGCTCGCCCCCGCCGGCGTGCTGCTGACGATCGTCGACTTCCGGGTCCAGCGGCTGCCGGACGTGCTCACCCTCCCGCTCGCCGTCCTCGCGCCCGCCCTGCTGGGCGCGGTGGCCGTCCTGCCCGAGCACGCGGGCCACTGGCGCACCGCGCTGCTCGGCGCGCTCGTCCTGGGCGCCGGGTACTTCCTGCTCTTCCTGGTCAACCCCGACGGCATGGGCTTCGGCGACGTCAAACTCGCCCTGGGCCTCGGTGCCGTGCTCGGCTGGTACGGCTGGGGGACGGTGGTGCTCGGCACCTTCGCCGGCTTCCTCCTTGCCGGCCTCTACGGTCTCGCCCTCGTCCTCGCCCGCCGGGCCACCCGCCGCACGGCCATCCCCTTCGGCCCGTTCCTGCTCGCGGGCGCGTACGCGGGGCTGCTGATGGGGGCGTACGCGGCGTAG
- the mqnC gene encoding cyclic dehypoxanthinyl futalosine synthase, with protein MTEKADLQPVLDRAAAGGRITPEEALALYRDAPLHALGAAADSARRLKYAGVEHIATYIIERNINYTNVCVTACKFCAFYAAPKDTAKGWTRDLDDILRRCAETVELGGTQIMFQGGHHPDYGVEYYEKHFAAIKKEFPQLVIHSLGASEVEHMARISGVTVEEAITRIHAAGLDSFAGAGAELLPERPRKAIAPLKESGERWLEIMEAAHRLGVESTSTMLMGTGETNAERIEHLRMIRDVQDRTGGFRAFIPYTYQPENNHLKGRTQATLFEYLRMIAIARLFLDNVRHIQGSWLTTGKEVGQLSLHYGADDLGSIMLEENVVSSAGAKHRSNRLEIIDLIRRAGRVPAQRATTYEHLVVHDDPANDPVDERVVSHISSTAIAGGTAHPELKLLASN; from the coding sequence GTGACCGAGAAGGCCGACCTTCAGCCCGTCCTCGACCGTGCGGCCGCGGGTGGACGCATCACCCCCGAAGAGGCTCTCGCGCTCTACCGCGACGCACCCCTGCACGCCCTGGGCGCCGCCGCGGACTCCGCCCGTCGCCTCAAGTACGCCGGTGTCGAGCACATCGCGACGTACATCATCGAGCGGAACATCAACTACACGAACGTCTGTGTGACGGCGTGCAAGTTCTGCGCCTTCTACGCCGCCCCGAAGGACACCGCCAAGGGCTGGACGCGCGACCTCGACGACATCCTGCGCCGCTGCGCGGAGACCGTCGAACTCGGCGGCACGCAGATCATGTTCCAGGGCGGCCACCACCCGGACTACGGCGTCGAGTACTACGAGAAGCACTTCGCGGCCATCAAGAAGGAGTTCCCCCAGCTCGTCATCCACAGCCTGGGGGCGAGCGAGGTCGAGCACATGGCCCGCATCTCGGGGGTGACGGTCGAGGAGGCGATCACCCGCATCCACGCCGCCGGCCTCGACTCCTTCGCGGGCGCCGGCGCCGAACTGCTCCCGGAGCGGCCGCGCAAGGCGATCGCCCCGCTGAAGGAGTCCGGCGAACGCTGGCTGGAGATCATGGAGGCCGCGCACCGGCTGGGCGTGGAGTCCACCTCGACGATGCTGATGGGCACGGGCGAGACCAACGCCGAGCGGATCGAGCACCTGCGCATGATCCGTGACGTGCAGGACCGCACGGGAGGCTTCCGCGCGTTCATCCCGTACACCTACCAGCCCGAGAACAACCACCTGAAGGGCCGCACCCAGGCCACGCTCTTCGAGTACCTGCGGATGATCGCCATCGCCCGCCTCTTCCTGGACAACGTCCGGCACATCCAGGGCTCCTGGCTGACCACCGGCAAGGAGGTCGGCCAACTGTCGCTGCACTACGGCGCGGACGACCTCGGCTCGATCATGCTGGAGGAGAACGTCGTCTCCTCGGCCGGCGCCAAGCACCGCTCCAACCGCCTGGAGATCATCGATCTGATCCGCCGGGCGGGCCGCGTCCCGGCGCAGCGCGCCACGACGTACGAGCACCTCGTCGTGCACGACGACCCGGCGAACGACCCGGTCGACGAGCGCGTCGTCTCGCACATCTCGTCCACGGCGATCGCGGGCGGCACGGCCCACCCGGAACTGAAGCTGCTGGCGTCCAACTGA
- a CDS encoding chitinase, translated as MRSSPRPAVGLVCLVAPACAGCSADDGASSSGAGGSSSGSGGFSSGSGGSSAGSRGAGSSPGGSSTSYEPYVSATTAVGMDTAGSPSTCNLAFVISDGDDCVAKRNGQYTLGNAAVKSRIAALKKSGASVRVSFGGSSGKELGATCGSASALTKAYGAALDAAGAAQADFDIEGDELADSDSIALRSEAITLLQKERADLSVSFTLPVMPSGLEADGVALLESADDHGVQVSTVDIMTMNYGSSHTGDMGDYAITSAEAAHDQVEEVFGLSSKGAWRGPALTSMLGVNDVDGETFTVADAERVRAFAEGKGVAWVSMWSAFRDQQCEDGAASSGDAATDCSGVKQGAGDFAEAFSG; from the coding sequence ATGAGGAGTTCTCCGAGGCCGGCCGTCGGGCTCGTCTGCCTGGTGGCGCCGGCCTGTGCCGGATGCTCCGCCGACGACGGGGCCTCCTCCTCCGGCGCGGGAGGTTCGTCTTCCGGTTCGGGAGGCTTTTCTTCCGGTTCAGGGGGCTCGTCCGCCGGTTCACGGGGCGCGGGCAGTTCGCCGGGCGGGTCCTCGACTTCCTACGAGCCGTACGTGAGTGCCACCACCGCCGTGGGCATGGACACCGCCGGTTCTCCCTCGACGTGCAACCTCGCCTTCGTCATCTCCGACGGCGACGACTGCGTTGCGAAGCGGAACGGCCAGTACACCCTCGGCAACGCGGCGGTGAAGTCCCGCATCGCGGCACTGAAGAAGTCCGGCGCCTCGGTACGGGTCTCCTTCGGCGGGTCCTCCGGGAAGGAGCTCGGGGCCACCTGCGGCAGTGCCTCCGCACTGACGAAGGCGTACGGGGCCGCGCTGGACGCGGCGGGGGCCGCGCAGGCGGACTTCGACATCGAGGGCGACGAGTTGGCCGACTCCGATTCGATCGCGTTGCGGTCCGAGGCGATCACGCTGCTGCAGAAGGAGCGCGCCGACCTGTCGGTGTCGTTCACGCTGCCCGTGATGCCGTCGGGGCTGGAGGCGGACGGTGTGGCGCTGCTGGAGTCCGCCGATGACCACGGGGTGCAGGTCTCCACGGTCGACATCATGACGATGAATTACGGCAGTTCGCACACGGGGGACATGGGCGACTACGCGATCACCTCCGCCGAGGCGGCGCACGATCAGGTGGAGGAGGTGTTCGGGTTGTCGTCGAAGGGGGCGTGGCGGGGGCCGGCACTCACGTCGATGCTGGGGGTCAACGACGTGGACGGGGAGACGTTCACCGTCGCGGACGCGGAGCGGGTGCGGGCGTTCGCGGAAGGGAAGGGGGTGGCGTGGGTGTCGATGTGGTCGGCGTTCCGGGATCAGCAGTGCGAGGACGGGGCGGCGTCCTCGGGGGATGCGGCGACGGATTGCAGTGGGGTGAAGCAGGGGGCGGGGGACTTCGCGGAGGCCTTCTCGGGGTGA
- a CDS encoding demethylmenaquinone methyltransferase: MTRASLNKQPHEVASMFDDVAERYDLTNDVLSLGQDRVWRKAVAKAVDARPAQKVLDLAAGTATSSLPFARTGAYVVPCDFSTGMLRVGKQRHAWLPFTAGDATRLPFKDDTFDAVTISFGLRNVQDTDTALREMHRVTKPGGRVVICEFSHPTWAPFRTVYTEYLMRALPPVARTVSSNPDAYVYLAESIRAWPDQPALAARLTGAGWSKVAWRNLTGGVVALHRGFKAE, encoded by the coding sequence GTGACCCGCGCATCCCTGAACAAGCAGCCGCACGAAGTCGCCTCGATGTTCGACGACGTGGCCGAGCGGTACGACCTCACCAACGACGTCCTCTCGCTCGGCCAGGACCGGGTGTGGCGCAAGGCGGTGGCCAAGGCGGTCGACGCGCGCCCCGCGCAGAAGGTGCTGGACCTCGCCGCCGGTACGGCGACGTCGTCGCTGCCGTTCGCGCGGACCGGTGCGTACGTCGTCCCCTGCGACTTCTCGACCGGCATGCTGCGGGTCGGCAAGCAGCGGCACGCCTGGCTGCCGTTCACGGCGGGGGACGCGACACGGCTGCCGTTCAAGGACGACACGTTCGACGCGGTGACGATCTCCTTCGGGCTGCGCAACGTGCAGGACACGGACACGGCGCTGCGCGAGATGCACCGGGTGACGAAGCCCGGCGGCCGGGTCGTGATCTGCGAGTTCTCGCACCCGACGTGGGCGCCGTTCCGCACCGTCTACACCGAGTACCTGATGCGGGCGCTGCCGCCGGTGGCGCGGACGGTGTCGTCCAACCCGGACGCGTACGTCTACCTCGCCGAGTCGATCCGCGCCTGGCCCGACCAGCCCGCCCTGGCCGCGCGCCTGACCGGGGCCGGCTGGTCCAAGGTGGCCTGGCGCAACCTGACGGGCGGCGTGGTGGCCCTGCACCGGGGCTTCAAGGCGGAGTGA
- a CDS encoding PASTA domain-containing protein, producing the protein MRITPETPEVRVPRLVGLMAVDARESAAAQGVLLSAPDRPDFAMTTVVDHVVRQYPPPGTEVPRGTVVTVWFEFGAGEGGGGVREPRRPVPPPGGMRRELDEPGESLFIQ; encoded by the coding sequence GTGCGAATAACACCCGAAACGCCCGAGGTGCGGGTTCCGCGTCTCGTGGGACTGATGGCCGTGGACGCCCGTGAGAGCGCCGCCGCACAGGGAGTGCTGCTCTCCGCACCCGACCGGCCGGACTTCGCGATGACGACCGTCGTGGACCACGTGGTCCGCCAGTACCCGCCGCCCGGCACCGAGGTCCCACGCGGCACCGTGGTCACCGTCTGGTTCGAGTTCGGCGCGGGCGAGGGCGGCGGCGGTGTTCGGGAGCCGCGGCGCCCGGTCCCGCCCCCCGGCGGGATGCGGCGCGAACTGGACGAGCCGGGCGAATCCCTGTTCATCCAGTGA
- a CDS encoding geranylgeranyl reductase family protein, translating into MTEPQPLTEHTADVIVVGAGPAGSTTAYYLAKAGLDVLLLEKTAFPREKVCGDGLTPRATKQLVAMGIDISEEAGWLRNRGLRIIGGGVRLELDWPDLASYPDYGLVRKRDDFDEQLARQAQKAGARLYERCNVGAPITDDRTGRITGVHAKLGEEKKEVTFHAPLVVAADGNSTRLSLAMGLHRREDRPMGVAVRTYFTSPRHDDDYLESWLELWDRRGPQDRLLPGYGWIFGMGDGTSNVGLGVLNTSAAFKELDWREILKAWCASMPEDWGYTPDNMTGPIRGAALPMAFNRQPHYTKGLLLVGDAGGLVNPFNGEGIAYAMESGQIAADVIVQAHARATPAQREIALRRYPQVLKDTYGGYYNLGRAFVKLIGNPKVMQIAAQRGLTHPVLMKFTLKLLANLTDPTGGDAMDRIINGLSKVAPKA; encoded by the coding sequence GTGACCGAGCCCCAGCCCCTCACCGAGCACACCGCCGATGTGATCGTCGTCGGGGCCGGACCAGCCGGTTCCACCACCGCCTACTACCTCGCCAAGGCGGGCCTCGACGTCCTGCTCCTGGAGAAGACCGCCTTCCCCCGCGAGAAGGTCTGCGGCGACGGCCTCACCCCCCGCGCGACCAAGCAGCTCGTCGCCATGGGCATCGACATCTCCGAGGAGGCCGGCTGGCTCCGCAACCGGGGCCTGCGCATCATCGGCGGCGGCGTCCGTCTCGAACTGGACTGGCCGGACCTCGCCAGCTACCCGGACTACGGACTCGTCCGCAAGCGCGACGACTTCGACGAACAGCTCGCCCGCCAGGCCCAGAAGGCCGGCGCCCGGCTGTACGAGCGCTGCAACGTGGGCGCCCCGATCACCGACGACCGCACCGGCCGCATCACCGGCGTGCACGCCAAGCTGGGCGAGGAGAAGAAGGAAGTCACCTTCCACGCCCCCCTCGTGGTCGCCGCCGACGGCAACTCCACCCGGCTGTCCCTGGCGATGGGCCTGCACCGCCGCGAGGACCGCCCGATGGGCGTCGCCGTCCGCACATACTTCACCTCGCCCCGGCACGACGACGACTACCTGGAGTCCTGGCTGGAGTTGTGGGACCGCCGCGGCCCCCAGGACCGGTTGCTGCCGGGGTACGGCTGGATCTTCGGCATGGGGGACGGCACGAGCAACGTCGGTCTCGGCGTCCTCAACACCTCCGCCGCCTTCAAGGAGCTCGACTGGCGCGAGATCCTCAAGGCCTGGTGCGCCTCCATGCCCGAGGACTGGGGTTACACCCCGGACAACATGACGGGCCCGATCCGCGGCGCCGCCCTTCCCATGGCGTTCAACCGCCAGCCGCACTACACCAAGGGCCTGCTGCTGGTCGGCGACGCGGGTGGCCTGGTCAACCCGTTCAACGGCGAGGGCATCGCGTACGCGATGGAGTCCGGGCAGATCGCCGCCGACGTCATCGTCCAGGCGCACGCCCGGGCGACGCCCGCCCAGCGGGAGATCGCGCTGCGCCGCTACCCGCAGGTCCTGAAGGACACCTACGGCGGCTACTACAACCTCGGCCGGGCCTTCGTGAAGCTGATCGGCAACCCGAAGGTCATGCAGATCGCCGCGCAGCGCGGCCTGACCCACCCGGTGCTGATGAAGTTCACCCTCAAGCTCCTCGCCAACCTCACGGATCCCACGGGCGGCGACGCGATGGACCGCATCATCAACGGCCTGTCGAAGGTGGCCCCGAAGGCGTAG
- a CDS encoding C40 family peptidase, which translates to MSHTAHIRSHRKPRRNASSVAVRAGVAGGVLSTLAVAGASAQASAAEPVTQTMELPTLTADLAQQIAQSADATQQAAANYQLRAERDTAAAQAAKEAKADLAHAKKVAKAKDEAKRKAEAARKTAEAASRSSDRTTLATTVSSGTSTSSSTPTGSAAAVIAFVKAQVGKAYVSGATGPSAYDCSGLVQTAFKQVGITLPRVSQDQSTAGTQVSLSNLQPGDILYWGGAGSAYHVGVYVGDGMFVGAQNPSSGVVERPLSYDPPSGAVRVL; encoded by the coding sequence ATGTCCCACACCGCTCACATACGAAGCCACCGGAAACCCCGCCGCAACGCGTCCTCGGTCGCGGTGCGGGCCGGAGTCGCCGGTGGTGTGCTCAGCACCCTGGCCGTGGCCGGCGCCTCGGCTCAGGCCAGTGCGGCCGAGCCTGTGACGCAGACGATGGAGCTGCCCACGCTCACGGCCGATCTCGCGCAGCAGATCGCGCAGTCCGCGGACGCCACCCAGCAGGCGGCGGCCAACTACCAGCTGCGTGCCGAGCGCGACACCGCCGCCGCGCAGGCCGCGAAGGAGGCCAAGGCCGACCTCGCCCACGCCAAGAAGGTGGCGAAGGCGAAGGACGAGGCCAAGCGCAAGGCGGAGGCCGCGCGCAAGACCGCCGAGGCCGCCTCGCGTTCCTCGGACCGCACCACCCTCGCCACGACCGTCTCGTCGGGCACCAGCACGTCCTCGTCCACGCCCACCGGGTCGGCGGCGGCGGTCATCGCCTTCGTCAAGGCTCAGGTCGGCAAGGCGTACGTCTCCGGCGCCACCGGTCCGTCGGCGTACGACTGCTCCGGCCTGGTGCAGACCGCCTTCAAGCAGGTGGGCATCACCCTGCCGCGCGTCTCGCAGGACCAGTCGACGGCCGGCACCCAGGTCTCGCTGAGCAACCTGCAGCCGGGCGACATCCTGTACTGGGGTGGCGCGGGCAGCGCGTACCACGTCGGCGTCTACGTCGGCGACGGCATGTTCGTCGGCGCGCAGAACCCGTCCAGCGGTGTCGTGGAGCGGCCGCTCTCCTACGACCCGCCGAGCGGTGCGGTGCGCGTGCTCTGA
- a CDS encoding NADH-quinone oxidoreductase subunit A, with protein MNAYAPILVLGALGAGFAIFSVVMATLIGPKRYNRAKLEAYECGIEPTPTPAGGGRFPIKYYLTAMLFIVFDIEIVFLYPWAVTFDSLGIFGLVEMLLFVLTVFVAYAYVWRRGGLEWD; from the coding sequence GTGAACGCGTATGCGCCCATCCTCGTACTGGGAGCCCTCGGGGCAGGCTTTGCGATCTTCTCCGTGGTCATGGCCACGCTGATCGGTCCGAAGCGGTACAACCGCGCCAAGCTCGAGGCCTACGAGTGCGGGATCGAGCCGACCCCCACGCCGGCCGGCGGCGGGCGGTTCCCCATCAAGTACTACCTGACGGCGATGCTCTTCATCGTCTTCGACATCGAGATCGTCTTCCTCTATCCCTGGGCCGTCACCTTCGACTCCCTGGGGATCTTCGGGCTCGTGGAGATGCTGCTCTTCGTGCTCACCGTCTTCGTCGCGTACGCGTACGTATGGCGGCGCGGCGGCCTGGAATGGGACTGA
- a CDS encoding NADH-quinone oxidoreductase subunit B family protein, producing MGLEEKLPSGFLLTTVEQAAGWVRKSSVFPATFGLACCAIEMMTTGAGRYDLARFGMEVFRGSPRQADLMIVAGRVSQKMAPVLRQVYDQMPNPKWVISMGVCASSGGMFNNYAIVQGVDHVVPVDIYLPGCPPRPEMLMDAILKLHQKIQHSKLGVNAEEAAREAEEAALKALPTIEMKGLLR from the coding sequence ATGGGACTCGAAGAAAAGCTGCCGAGCGGCTTCCTGCTGACCACCGTCGAGCAGGCCGCGGGCTGGGTGCGCAAGTCGTCGGTCTTCCCGGCGACCTTCGGACTGGCCTGCTGCGCCATCGAGATGATGACCACCGGGGCCGGCCGCTACGACCTGGCGCGATTCGGCATGGAGGTCTTCCGCGGCTCGCCGCGCCAGGCCGACCTGATGATCGTCGCGGGCCGGGTCAGCCAGAAGATGGCGCCCGTGCTGCGGCAGGTCTACGACCAGATGCCCAACCCGAAGTGGGTGATCTCCATGGGCGTCTGCGCCTCCTCGGGCGGCATGTTCAACAACTACGCGATCGTCCAGGGCGTCGACCACGTCGTCCCCGTCGACATCTACCTTCCGGGCTGCCCGCCGCGTCCGGAGATGCTGATGGACGCGATCCTCAAGCTCCACCAGAAGATCCAGCACTCCAAGCTCGGCGTGAACGCCGAAGAGGCGGCCCGCGAGGCGGAGGAGGCGGCGCTCAAGGCCCTGCCCACGATCGAGATGAAGGGGCTGCTGCGATGA
- a CDS encoding NADH-quinone oxidoreductase subunit C, translating into MSDANSTQGGAKNAPGDAKPAAGDVKPAADSKPAADSGPAAGDAKAAAGSKAAGAPDAPNPEKDLSAENLPGRRGEGGEEIRVQRGMFGANNGGDTSGYGGLVRSVRLPGASTRPYGGPDGYFDEVADELEGALEEQGLVPGNVIDRTVVDRGELTFHIEREFLPTVARTLRDDPALRFELCTGVSAVHYPGDKGRELHAVYHLRSLTHNRVIRLEVSAPDADPHIPSLVPVYPTNDWHEREAYDFFGIVFDGHPSLTRIMMPDDWQGHPQRKDYPLGGIPVEYKGAQIPAPDQRRSYS; encoded by the coding sequence ATGAGCGACGCGAACAGCACGCAGGGTGGCGCGAAGAACGCACCCGGTGACGCGAAGCCGGCCGCGGGCGACGTGAAGCCCGCTGCGGACTCCAAGCCGGCCGCGGACTCCGGGCCCGCCGCGGGCGACGCGAAGGCCGCCGCCGGTTCGAAGGCCGCCGGTGCCCCGGACGCGCCCAACCCCGAGAAGGACCTGTCCGCCGAGAACCTCCCCGGCAGGCGCGGCGAGGGCGGCGAGGAGATCCGCGTCCAGCGCGGCATGTTCGGCGCGAACAACGGCGGCGACACCTCCGGCTACGGCGGCCTCGTCCGCTCCGTCCGGCTCCCCGGCGCCTCGACCCGGCCCTACGGCGGCCCGGACGGCTACTTCGACGAGGTCGCCGACGAGTTGGAGGGCGCCCTGGAGGAACAGGGCCTGGTCCCCGGCAACGTCATCGACCGGACGGTCGTCGACCGCGGCGAACTGACCTTCCACATCGAGCGCGAGTTCCTGCCCACCGTCGCCAGGACCCTGCGCGACGACCCGGCGCTCCGCTTCGAGCTGTGCACCGGAGTGAGCGCCGTGCACTACCCCGGCGACAAGGGCCGCGAACTGCACGCCGTCTACCACCTGCGCTCGCTCACCCACAACCGGGTGATCCGGCTGGAGGTCAGCGCCCCCGACGCCGACCCGCACATCCCCTCGCTCGTCCCCGTCTACCCGACCAACGACTGGCACGAGCGGGAGGCGTACGACTTCTTCGGCATCGTCTTCGACGGCCACCCGTCGCTGACGCGGATCATGATGCCGGACGACTGGCAGGGCCATCCGCAGCGCAAGGACTATCCCCTCGGCGGCATCCCCGTCGAGTACAAGGGCGCCCAGATCCCGGCTCCGGACCAGCGGAGGTCGTACTCGTGA
- a CDS encoding NADH-quinone oxidoreductase subunit D: MSTQSASARETTEGTVYTVTGGDWDEIAQSAAKSDDERIIVNMGPQHPSTHGVLRLILEIDGETVTEARCGIGYLHTGIEKNLEYRTWTQGTTFVTRMDYLTPFFNEAAYCLAVEKLLGIEDRIPDRATIIRVLLMELNRLSSHLVCIATGGMELGATTIMIYGFRDRELILDIYELVTGLRMNHAFIRPGGLAQDLPPGAVDQIREFVKKMHKNLPEYDKLATGNPIFKARMQDVGYLDLAGCMALGATGPILRSAGLPHDLRKAQPYCGYETYDFDVPTADTCDSYGRFLIRLEEMRQSLRIIEQCLDRLQPGPVMVADKKIAWPAQLALGPDGLGNSLDHIKNIMGTSMEALIHHFKLVTEGFRVPPGQAYVAIESPKGELGAHVVSDGGTRPYRVHFRDPSFTNLQAMAAMCEGGQVADVIVAVASIDPVMGGVDR; encoded by the coding sequence GTGAGCACACAGTCGGCATCAGCACGTGAGACCACCGAAGGCACCGTCTACACGGTGACCGGCGGCGACTGGGACGAGATCGCCCAGAGCGCCGCGAAGTCCGACGACGAGCGCATCATCGTCAACATGGGCCCCCAGCACCCGTCCACGCACGGCGTGCTCCGGCTCATCCTGGAGATCGACGGCGAGACGGTCACCGAGGCCCGCTGCGGCATCGGCTACCTCCACACCGGCATCGAGAAGAACCTCGAGTACCGGACGTGGACCCAGGGCACCACGTTCGTGACGCGCATGGACTATCTGACGCCCTTCTTCAACGAGGCGGCGTACTGCCTCGCCGTGGAGAAACTCCTCGGCATCGAGGACCGGATCCCCGACCGCGCCACGATCATCCGCGTGCTCCTGATGGAGCTCAACCGGCTCTCCTCGCACCTGGTGTGCATCGCCACCGGCGGCATGGAACTGGGCGCGACCACGATCATGATCTACGGATTCCGTGATCGTGAACTCATTCTCGACATCTACGAACTCGTCACCGGCCTGCGCATGAACCACGCGTTCATCCGCCCCGGCGGACTCGCCCAGGACCTGCCGCCCGGCGCGGTGGACCAGATCCGCGAGTTCGTGAAGAAGATGCACAAGAACCTCCCGGAGTACGACAAGCTCGCCACCGGGAACCCCATCTTCAAGGCCCGCATGCAGGACGTCGGCTACCTCGACCTGGCCGGCTGCATGGCGCTCGGTGCCACCGGCCCGATCCTGCGCTCCGCCGGACTGCCGCACGACCTGCGCAAGGCACAGCCCTACTGCGGCTACGAGACGTACGACTTCGACGTGCCCACCGCCGACACCTGCGACTCCTACGGCCGCTTCCTGATCCGCCTGGAAGAAATGCGCCAGTCGCTCAGGATCATCGAGCAGTGCCTGGACCGGCTGCAGCCCGGCCCGGTCATGGTCGCCGACAAGAAGATCGCCTGGCCCGCCCAGCTCGCGTTGGGACCGGACGGCCTGGGCAACTCCCTGGACCACATCAAGAACATCATGGGCACCTCCATGGAGGCCCTGATCCACCACTTCAAGCTGGTGACCGAGGGGTTCCGCGTCCCGCCGGGACAGGCGTACGTGGCCATCGAGTCACCCAAGGGCGAGCTCGGGGCGCATGTCGTCTCCGACGGAGGCACCCGGCCCTACCGGGTCCACTTCCGCGACCCGTCCTTCACCAACCTTCAGGCCATGGCGGCGATGTGCGAGGGCGGCCAGGTCGCCGACGTCATCGTCGCCGTGGCGTCCATCGACCCCGTGATGGGAGGCGTCGACCGGTGA